The DNA region CGATCGAGATATCGATCATTCCGGAGCTGACCACCGGCGCGCGCTCGGTTACCGCCGGGCAGAACGATCTGATCTATCAATTGCCACCGCGGCAGAAGGCGATCATCGAGCGTGCTTCCAGCGTCAAGGTGGTGCATGGCCCGACGCTTTATGTGTTCCAGATATTCCTGAACTGGGCCAAGCCGCCGTTCGACAACATCAAGGTCCGCCAGGCGCTGAACTTTGCGATCGATCGCGAGGCCTTCGTCAAGGCCGCGCTCGCCGGGCTAGCCGAGCCGGCCTACATGAACCTGCCGAAGGCGCACTGGGCCTATGATGCTGATGTCGCAAAGCTCTATCCCTACGATCCCGACAAGGCGCGCAAGCTGCTCGCCGAGGCCGGCTTCAAGGAAGGCACCCCGATCGAGATCGGCGGTTACACCGATCAGGATTCGGTGCAGCGCGAGGAGATCCTGATCGAGCAATTGCGGAAGGCCGGCATCACCGTGCGCTTCGTCAACGGCACGGTCGCGGAAGCCTCGGCTGCCTTCTTCGGTCCGGAAAAGAAAGGGGCCGGGTTGTTGTCGGCCTGGACCGGGCGGCCCGATCCGAGCCTAACCTATACGCTGATGTTCACCAAGGACGCCTATTACAATGGCGGCCGCGCGCCGGTGCCGCCCGAGCTCGAGGCGGCGATCAAGGAATCGCGCGCGTCCGAGGATATCGAGGTCAGGCGTAAGGCCTTCGCCGCCGTACAACGGCTGGTGATGGAGAACGCCCTCGTTGTTCCGCTGGCGTTCCAGTTCGAGCTGGTCGCCATGAACAAGAA from Bradyrhizobium sp. B124 includes:
- a CDS encoding ABC transporter substrate-binding protein, which codes for MTMTTRREAMALISGALASTTLGGRAFAQAAPKKGGTLRISAPANPSSLDPATGGAGSDHAFLFTMYDTLVEWDFETLKPKPGLAESWKFTDPNTLVLNIRSGVSFHDGTPLDAEAVKFNLDRNRGDAKSNIKADLLSVDAVEVTGPQQVTLKLKTPDTALPGILSDRAGMMVSPTALKAAEGGVVTRKPVGAGAYAFVSWADGEKIVVKRNEKYWKPDRPYPDAIEISIIPELTTGARSVTAGQNDLIYQLPPRQKAIIERASSVKVVHGPTLYVFQIFLNWAKPPFDNIKVRQALNFAIDREAFVKAALAGLAEPAYMNLPKAHWAYDADVAKLYPYDPDKARKLLAEAGFKEGTPIEIGGYTDQDSVQREEILIEQLRKAGITVRFVNGTVAEASAAFFGPEKKGAGLLSAWTGRPDPSLTYTLMFTKDAYYNGGRAPVPPELEAAIKESRASEDIEVRRKAFAAVQRLVMENALVVPLAFQFELVAMNKKVQGYRPNLLGKPKYDDVWLEG